The Pelistega ratti genome window below encodes:
- the ispB gene encoding octaprenyl diphosphate synthase, with amino-acid sequence MNIQEIISPIAEDMQKVDTVIRNRLNSEVVMIRTIGEYIISAGGKRMRPAMVLMVANALGYKGDLHHILAAVIEFIHTSTLLHDDVVDESDMRRGRETANAVFGNAASVLVGDYLYSRSFEMMVEVDSMRVMQIISGATTVIAEGEVLQLLNIHDPDVSVERYLQVVRYKTAKLFEAATQVAAVIAGASAEVEQAAAAYGRHVGTAFQLIDDVLDYSGSADALGKNVGDDLREGKPTLPLIRVMEVGTPEQQAMIKKAIETGEADFEAVVAAIQATDALDYTRQMAIQEAEIAMQALAHFPDSVFKQSLRDFCQFSVERDR; translated from the coding sequence GTGAATATTCAAGAAATTATTAGCCCTATTGCTGAGGATATGCAAAAAGTCGATACGGTAATTCGTAATCGCCTAAATTCTGAAGTCGTGATGATTCGTACGATTGGAGAATATATTATTAGTGCTGGGGGTAAGCGTATGCGTCCAGCAATGGTGCTAATGGTTGCTAATGCGTTAGGCTACAAAGGTGATTTGCATCATATCTTAGCAGCGGTTATTGAGTTTATCCATACTTCCACGCTTTTGCATGATGATGTGGTGGATGAGTCTGATATGCGGCGAGGAAGAGAAACGGCTAATGCTGTTTTTGGGAATGCAGCGAGTGTATTAGTGGGGGACTATCTCTATTCACGCTCTTTTGAAATGATGGTTGAAGTTGATTCTATGCGTGTGATGCAGATTATATCGGGAGCAACAACTGTTATTGCAGAGGGTGAGGTATTACAGTTATTGAATATTCATGACCCTGATGTGTCGGTTGAACGCTATTTGCAAGTCGTACGGTATAAAACAGCTAAATTATTTGAAGCCGCGACACAGGTAGCCGCGGTGATTGCTGGTGCTAGTGCTGAAGTAGAGCAAGCGGCAGCAGCTTATGGTCGCCATGTGGGAACAGCTTTTCAGTTGATTGATGATGTGTTAGATTATTCAGGTTCAGCCGATGCTTTGGGTAAAAATGTGGGTGATGACCTTAGAGAAGGTAAACCTACTTTACCCTTAATTCGTGTTATGGAAGTGGGTACACCAGAACAACAAGCGATGATTAAAAAGGCGATTGAAACAGGCGAGGCTGATTTTGAAGCGGTAGTTGCTGCTATCCAAGCAACAGATGCACTAGATTATACGCGTCAGATGGCGATTCAGGAAGCAGAAATTGCTATGCAAGCATTAGCCCATTTCCCTGATTCTGTTTTTAAACAATCATTGCGAGATTTCTGTCAATTCTCTGTAGAACGTGATAGATAA
- a CDS encoding Nudix family hydrolase: MSNKPYLRVAVGVILKGKQVLLAQRPEGKPWAGWWEFPGGKIEKDESIHQALARELKEELGISIDQSYPWVSFVYEYPTTIVELHFRKTYAWQGDIKGLEKQAFAWTTPQQAHELGDLLPASLTPLKWLQLPDRYAITHFQQVENEAVYWEKLNRLIASGIQLFQFREPLWTDGIGSSSLHHLFEKTRQKCHEHGVKLLINSRHPRSWWALADGVQLRAEDAVQLDERPIPEDKLLGISCHTLADILYAHQLKADFIILGHVGATASHPNQAPLGWEQFSALAIEAGRPVFAIGGQTSQTLAQAKTYGAHGVAILSGE; the protein is encoded by the coding sequence ATGTCAAATAAACCTTATCTTCGTGTTGCTGTTGGCGTTATTTTAAAAGGAAAGCAAGTTTTACTCGCTCAACGGCCAGAAGGCAAACCTTGGGCAGGTTGGTGGGAATTTCCCGGTGGAAAGATTGAAAAAGACGAAAGCATACATCAAGCACTCGCCCGTGAGTTAAAAGAAGAGTTAGGGATTAGTATTGATCAATCTTATCCTTGGGTGAGTTTTGTTTATGAGTATCCTACCACTATTGTTGAACTGCATTTTCGTAAGACATATGCTTGGCAAGGGGATATTAAAGGCTTAGAAAAACAAGCATTTGCATGGACAACACCACAACAAGCACATGAGCTAGGTGATTTATTACCTGCCTCACTCACTCCTTTAAAATGGCTACAACTTCCTGATCGCTATGCTATTACACATTTTCAGCAAGTAGAAAATGAAGCTGTTTATTGGGAAAAACTCAACCGTCTTATTGCCTCAGGCATTCAACTTTTTCAATTCAGAGAACCTCTCTGGACAGATGGGATTGGTTCAAGTTCTTTACACCATCTTTTTGAAAAAACACGACAAAAATGCCATGAGCATGGTGTAAAGCTATTAATAAATAGTCGTCATCCTAGATCTTGGTGGGCATTGGCAGATGGGGTACAATTACGCGCAGAAGATGCTGTTCAATTAGATGAACGCCCTATCCCTGAAGATAAATTATTAGGGATTTCTTGCCACACCTTAGCCGATATTTTATATGCTCATCAATTAAAAGCAGATTTTATTATACTAGGTCATGTTGGAGCAACCGCCTCTCACCCTAATCAAGCACCTCTGGGCTGGGAACAGTTTAGTGCATTAGCAATAGAAGCTGGGCGACCTGTTTTTGCTATCGGCGGACAAACAAGCCAAACACTCGCCCAAGCGAAAACCTATGGTGCACATGGGGTGGCTATATTGAGTGGGGAATAA
- a CDS encoding ATP-binding protein, giving the protein MQQEEIQQLIQKAIGVLAQLEAWLPPAPQAIDWNAKAFRWRKKGGTAWLEAIKVIDTIKEDNLLHITQQKQAIDTNTRFFLQGKPANNILMTGARGTGKSSLVKAMLTKYASAGLRLIEVDKSDLGDLSDIIDLISHRPERFIIFCDDLSFDEGEVSYKALKSALDGSIATRSENVLIYATSNRRHLMPEYMRENLSTHHQADGEIHPGEAIEEKISLSERFGLWLAFYPFKQEDYLAIVDYWLNTLGCPQEYIEESHTEALQWAIQRGSRSGRVARHFASDWTARHID; this is encoded by the coding sequence ATGCAACAAGAAGAAATACAACAACTGATACAAAAAGCGATTGGTGTTTTAGCACAACTTGAGGCGTGGCTTCCTCCTGCACCCCAAGCAATAGACTGGAATGCTAAAGCCTTTCGTTGGCGAAAAAAGGGAGGAACAGCATGGCTAGAGGCTATCAAAGTCATTGATACGATTAAAGAGGATAACCTGCTACATATTACTCAACAAAAGCAAGCCATTGACACCAATACACGCTTTTTTCTACAAGGCAAACCAGCTAATAATATCCTAATGACAGGTGCAAGAGGTACAGGTAAAAGCTCTCTGGTCAAAGCAATGCTCACCAAATATGCATCCGCAGGGCTTCGTCTTATTGAAGTGGATAAATCAGATTTGGGTGATTTAAGTGATATTATTGATTTAATCAGTCATCGTCCTGAACGCTTTATTATCTTTTGTGATGACCTTTCTTTTGATGAAGGAGAAGTCAGTTATAAAGCCCTAAAATCAGCATTAGATGGCTCTATTGCTACACGCAGTGAAAACGTATTGATTTATGCTACCTCTAATCGCCGTCATTTAATGCCAGAGTATATGCGTGAAAATCTTTCTACACATCATCAAGCAGATGGGGAAATACACCCAGGGGAAGCCATTGAGGAAAAAATTTCTTTATCCGAACGCTTTGGTCTATGGTTAGCATTCTATCCTTTTAAACAAGAGGATTATCTAGCCATTGTTGATTATTGGTTAAATACCTTAGGTTGTCCTCAAGAATATATTGAAGAAAGCCATACGGAAGCTTTACAATGGGCGATTCAGCGTGGTTCTCGATCTGGTCGGGTTGCTCGTCATTTTGCCAGTGATTGGACAGCCCGACATATAGACTAA
- the pdxH gene encoding pyridoxamine 5'-phosphate oxidase gives MSIADLRQNYDKDILLETSIDPNPFVQFQRWFDQAAKEGGLEPNAMTVSTVNTQGKPSSRICLLKDFDENGFVFFTNYESAKGQNIAQNPYVSLLFFWMVQQRQVHIIGRAEKISESESTAYFKSRPLGSQIGAWASKQSQEISREELETRYQQYEKQFAQDVPKPDNWGGYRVVPESIEFWQGRPSRLHDRLKFIRQSNGEWHLVRLSP, from the coding sequence ATGTCCATTGCTGATTTACGTCAAAATTATGACAAAGATATTCTATTAGAGACCAGTATTGATCCCAATCCCTTTGTGCAATTTCAACGCTGGTTTGACCAAGCCGCCAAAGAGGGTGGATTAGAGCCAAATGCAATGACTGTTTCTACTGTGAATACGCAAGGGAAACCAAGCTCTCGTATTTGCCTATTAAAAGACTTTGATGAAAACGGATTTGTTTTTTTTACAAACTATGAGTCTGCCAAGGGACAGAATATTGCTCAAAACCCTTATGTGAGTTTATTGTTTTTTTGGATGGTTCAACAACGTCAAGTACATATTATTGGACGTGCAGAAAAGATTTCTGAATCGGAATCTACCGCTTACTTCAAGTCAAGACCCTTAGGATCACAAATTGGGGCATGGGCATCAAAACAAAGCCAAGAAATAAGCCGAGAAGAATTAGAAACACGCTACCAACAATATGAAAAACAATTTGCTCAAGATGTTCCCAAACCCGATAATTGGGGAGGCTATCGTGTTGTACCTGAAAGTATTGAGTTCTGGCAAGGTCGCCCTTCTCGTCTTCATGATCGTCTTAAATTTATCCGCCAATCGAATGGTGAATGGCATCTTGTACGTTTATCACCTTAA
- the epsC gene encoding serine O-acetyltransferase EpsC: MPFYKCDGQHPLTFDQEEIVKGLREARQAWRAQYNRLDEVGEWHLPSPQAVDQAIKQLSGALFPMRLGPDGLVKENEDFYVGYTIGVALSTLLSQIKHEIKHRHHEEEIDECEVDNCASKIVREFAKQLPRIRTLLDSDIKAAYAGDPAARSVDEVLLCYPGVQAMIYHRLAHELYKLDMTLTARIIAELSHSMTGIDIHPGAQIGPGCFIDHGTGVVIGETAIIGQNVRIYQAVTLGAKSFPANEDGTLHKGLARHPIVEDDVVIYASATILGRITIGKGAVIGGNTWVTQDVAPGEFVSMSGSSRTKKQDFWGSGFGEGI, translated from the coding sequence ATGCCTTTTTATAAATGTGATGGACAACACCCTTTAACTTTTGATCAGGAAGAAATTGTTAAAGGATTGAGAGAAGCACGTCAAGCATGGCGAGCGCAATATAATCGTTTAGATGAAGTGGGTGAATGGCATTTACCCTCACCGCAAGCGGTTGATCAAGCGATTAAACAATTGAGTGGTGCTTTATTCCCTATGCGTTTAGGGCCCGATGGTTTGGTTAAGGAAAATGAAGATTTTTATGTAGGTTATACCATTGGGGTAGCACTTAGTACATTATTATCTCAAATTAAACACGAAATTAAACACCGCCACCATGAAGAAGAAATTGATGAGTGTGAGGTAGATAACTGTGCCTCTAAGATTGTCAGAGAATTTGCAAAGCAATTGCCCCGTATTAGAACATTATTAGATTCTGATATTAAAGCGGCATATGCAGGTGATCCTGCTGCACGTAGTGTTGATGAAGTCTTACTATGTTATCCAGGGGTGCAAGCGATGATTTATCACCGTTTAGCCCATGAATTATATAAATTGGATATGACACTAACTGCACGTATTATTGCTGAATTATCCCATAGTATGACGGGTATTGATATTCATCCCGGTGCACAGATTGGTCCTGGCTGCTTTATTGATCATGGTACAGGTGTTGTGATTGGCGAGACAGCTATTATTGGTCAAAATGTTCGTATTTATCAAGCCGTAACATTAGGTGCAAAAAGTTTCCCGGCTAATGAAGATGGTACATTACACAAAGGTCTTGCACGTCACCCGATTGTAGAAGATGATGTGGTTATTTATGCCAGTGCTACGATTTTAGGTCGTATCACGATTGGTAAAGGTGCAGTGATTGGGGGTAATACTTGGGTAACACAGGATGTAGCCCCCGGTGAATTTGTCAGTATGAGCGGTTCTTCTCGTACCAAAAAACAAGACTTTTGGGGAAGTGGTTTTGGTGAAGGGATTTAA